In Balaenoptera musculus isolate JJ_BM4_2016_0621 chromosome 17, mBalMus1.pri.v3, whole genome shotgun sequence, a genomic segment contains:
- the GPR20 gene encoding G-protein coupled receptor 20, whose amino-acid sequence MPSASSAGPSAMAAPNATAAAAAWTNVSMPETPLFHLFALLDEELHAAFPGLWLALMAVHGVIFLVGLVLNGLALYVFGCRTQAKTPSIIYTINLVVTDLLVGLSLPARFAVFYGTRGCLRCALPHVFGYFLNMHCSILFLTCICVDRYLAIVQPDGCRRWRQPACARAVCAFVWLAAGAVTLSVLGVTATGGPCCRVFALTVLEFLLPLLVISVFTGRVVCALSRPGLPRQGRQRRVRAVQLLLTVLVIFLVCFTPFHARQVAVALWPDVPRHTSLVVYHVAVTLSSLNSCMDPIVYCFVTSSFQTTVRGLFRRHGAEREPNSCDVVSMRKSSKDSAHHHILGTRPRALTQALANGPEA is encoded by the coding sequence ATGCCCTCCGCGTCTTCCGCGGGGCCCTCGGCCATGGCTGCCCCCAATGCcacggcggcggcggcagcgtgGACTAACGTCAGCATGCCGGAGACGCCCCTGTTCCACCTGTTTGCTCTGCTGGACGAGGAGCTGCACGCCGCCTTCCCAGGCCTGTGGCTGGCGCTGATGGCGGTGCATGGCGTCATCTTCCTGGTGGGGCTGGTGCTCAACGGGCTGGCGCTGTACGTCTTCGGCTGCCGCACCCAGGCCAAGACGCCGTCGATCATCTACACCATCAATCTGGTGGTGACCGACCTGCTGGTGGGCCTGTCCCTGCCCGCGCGCTTTGCTGTCTTCTACGGCACCCGCGGCTGCCTGCGCTGCGCCCTCCCGCACGTCTTTGGCTACTTCCTCAACATGCACTGCTCCATCCTCTTCCTCACCTGCATCTGCGTGGACCGCTACCTGGCCATCGTGCAGCCCGATGGTTGCCGCCGCTGGCGCCAGCCTGCCTGCGCCAGAGCCGTGTGCGCCTTTGTGTGGCTGGCCGCCGGCGCCGTGACCCTGTCCGTGCTGGGCGTGACGGCCACCGGTGGGCCCTGCTGCCGCGTCTTTGCGCTGACCGTCCTGGAGTTCCTGCTGCCGCTGCTGGTCATTAGCGTGTTCACCGGCCGCGTCGTGTGCGCGCTGTCGCGGCCGGGCCTGCCGCGCCAGGGCCGCCAGCGCCGCGTGCGGGCCGTGCAGCTGCTGCTTACCGTGCTCGTCATCTTCCTCGTCTGCTTCACGCCCTTCCACGCCCGCCAGGTGGCTGTGGCGCTGTGGCCCGACGTGCCACGCCACACCAGCCTCGTGGTCTATCATGTGGCCGTGACCCTCAGCAGCCTCAACAGCTGCATGGACCCCATCGTCTACTGCTTCGTCACCAGCAGCTTCCAGACCACTGTCCGTGGCCTCTTCCGCCGGCACGGAGCGGAGCGCGAGCCCAACAGCTGCGACGTGGTCAGCATGCGCAAGAGCTCCAAGGACTCAGCTCACCATCACATCCTCGGCACCAGACCCCGAGCCCTCACGCAGGCCCTGGCTAATGGGCCTGAGGCTTAG